The following proteins are co-located in the Camarhynchus parvulus chromosome 19, STF_HiC, whole genome shotgun sequence genome:
- the LOC115911681 gene encoding C-C motif chemokine 4-like, which translates to MGTASRVVCALLILCTLCWHSLAQRAPAMPDKCCFNFQTRRIKRDNVVACYPTSPECPHQAVIFRVRNGKEICTQASRAWVKRYQQSFQVSSFSIPS; encoded by the exons atgGGGACAGCCTCCAGGGTGGTGTGtgccctcctcatcctctgcacgctgtgctggcacagcctggctcaga gagctccagccATGCCGGACAAGTGCTGCTTCAACTTCCAGACCAGGAGGATCAAGAGGGACAACGTGGTGGCCTGCTACCCCACCAGCCCCGAGTGCCCGCACCAGGCTGTGAT ctTCAGGGTGAGGAACGGGAAGGAGATCTGCACCCAGGCCAGCAGAGCGTGGGTCAAGAGGTACCAGCAGAGCTTCCAAGTCAGCTccttctccatccccagctag
- the LOC115911772 gene encoding C-C motif chemokine 7-like, with the protein MRISLALLILLLAAAWTGSRGMSLRSSRATCCSKGMFYHRKIPESRILGYLETPSTCTHRAVFVKLLKGMVCVDPEKKWFQEYLRRQKNPDSTST; encoded by the exons ATGAGGATCTCCTTGGCcctgctcatcctgctgctggcagctgcctggaCTGGAAGCCGGGGGATGTCCT tgcGCAGCTCCAGAGCCACGTGCTGCTCCAAGGGAATGTTCTACCATCGGAAAATCCCGGAGTCCAGGATCCTGGGCTACCTGGAAACACCCTCCACCTGCACCCACAGGGCTGTCTT TGTGAAGCTGCTGAAGGGGATGGTGTGTGTGGACCCAGAGAAGAAATGGTTCCAGGAGTACCTGAGGAGGCAGAAGAATCCAGACAGCACCTCCACGTGA
- the LOC115911702 gene encoding C-C motif chemokine 5-like produces the protein MKVLAATLATLLLLATCSPAEGHLDGVPSTCCFSYQRQPIPRRRVSSVFNTSSSCSQPGVIVVTLKKKQLCADPQEKWVQELLKHFQSPGN, from the exons ATGAAGGTCCTGGCAGCCACCCTGGCCACTCTGCTCCTTCTGGCCACCTGCTCCCCAGCTGAAGGTCACCTTG atggtgtccccagcacctgctgcttcAGCTACCAGAGGCAGCCCATCCCTCGGCGCCGCGTCAGCTCCGTGTTcaacaccagcagctcctgcagccagccaggggTGAT CGTGGTCACCCTGAAGAAGAAGCAGCTGTGTGCAGatccacaggaaaaatgggTGCAGGAGCTCCTGAAGCACTTCCAGAGCCCAGGAAACTGA